In Papio anubis isolate 15944 chromosome 17, Panubis1.0, whole genome shotgun sequence, the following are encoded in one genomic region:
- the MTMR4 gene encoding myotubularin-related protein 4 isoform X2 has protein sequence MGEEGPPSLEYIQAKDLFPPKELVKEEENLQVPFTVLQGEGVEFLGRAADALIAISNYRLHIKFKDSVINVPLRMIDSVESRDMFQLHISCKDSKVVRCHFSTFKQCQEWLSRLSRATARPAKPEDLFAFAYHAWCLGLTEEDQHTHLCQPGEHIRCRQEAELARMGFDLQNVWRVSHINSNYKLCPSYPQKLLVPVWITDKELENVASFRSWKRIPVVVYRHLRNGAAIARCSQPEISWWGWRNADDEYLVTSIAKACALDPGTRATGGSLNTGNNDTSEACDADFDSSLTACSGVESTAAPQKLLILDARSYTAAVANRAKGGGCECEEYYPNCEVVFMGMANIHAIRNSFQYLRAVCSQMPDPSNWLSALESTKWLQHLSVMLKAAVLVANTVDREGRPVLVHCSDGWDRTPQIVALAKILLDPYYRTLEGFQVLVESDWLDFGHKFGDRCGHQENVEDQNEQCPVFLQWLDSVHQLLKQFPCLFEFNEAFLVKLVQHTYSCLYGTFLANNPCEREKRNIYKRTCSVWALLRAGNKNFHNFLYTPSSDMVLHPVCHVRALHLWTAVYLPASSPCTLGEENMDLYLSPVAQSQEFSGRSLDRLPKTRSMDDLLSACDTSSPLTRTSSDPNLNNHCQEVRVGLEPWHSNPEGSETTFVDSGVGGPQQTVGEVGLPPPLPSSQKDYLSNKPFKSHKNCSPSYKLLNTTVPREMKSNTSDPEIKVLEETKGPAPNPSAQNEVGRTLDGTGEPPEHCPETEAVSALSKVISNKCDGVCNFPESSQDSPTGAPQQAQPDSMLGVPYKCVLDHSLSTLCNPPSAACQTPLGPRADFLNQDPSGSVASIFHQEQPSSLPDLTHGEEDIGKRGNNRNGQLLENPRFGKMPLELVRKPISQSQISEFSFLGSNWDSFQGMVTSFPSGEATPRRLLSYGCCSKRPNSKQMRATGPCFGGQWAQREGMKSPVCSSHSNGHCTGPGGKNRMWLSSHPKQVSSTKPVPLTCPSPVPPLYLDDDGLPFPTDVIQHRLRQIEAGYKQEVEQLRRQVRELQMRLDIRHCCAPPAEPPMDYEDDFTCLKESDGSDTEDFGSDHSEDCLSEASWEPVDKKETEVTRWVPDHMASHCYNCDCEFWLAKRRHHCRNCGNVFCAGCCHLKLPIPDQQLYDPVLVCNSCYEHIQVSRARELMSQQLKKPIATASS, from the exons ATG GGTGAGGAGGGGccccccagcctggagtacatCCAAGCCAAGGATCTGTTCCCCCCCAAGGAACtagtgaaggaggaggagaatcTTCAG GTTCCCTTCACAGTGCTGCAGGGTGAGGGAGTAGAGTTCCTGGGCCGGGCAGCCGATGCCCTCATTGCCATCTCTAACTACCGGCTGCATATCAAATTCAAGGACTCTGTCATCAAC GTCCCCCTCCGGATGATTGACAGTGTGGAGAGCCGTGATATGTTCCAGTTGCACATTTCCTGCAAGGACTCCAAAGTGGTGAG GTGTCACTTCTCCACTTTCAAGCAGTGCCAAGAGTGGCTCTCACGGCTAAGCCGAGCCACAGCAAGACCTGCCAAGCCTGAGGACCTCTTTGCCTTTGCCTACCATGCCTGGTGCCTGGGGCTGACTGAGGAGGACCAGCACACTCACCTATGTCAGCCAG GTGAGCACATACGTTGTcggcaggaggcggagcttgcaaggATGGGCTTTGACCTGCAGAACGTCTGGAGAGTCTCACACATCAACAGCAACTACAA ATTGTGCCCCAGTTACCCCCAGAAGCTGCTGGTTCCTGTGTGGATCACTGACAAAGAGCTGGAGAATGTGGCTTCCTTCCGCTCCTGGAAGCGGATCCCCGTGGTTGTGTATAG ACACTTGCGCAATGGGGCTGCCATTGCCCGCTGCAGCCAGCCAGAGATCAGCTGGTGGGGCTGGCGCAATGCTGATGATGAGTATCTGGTCACGTCCATCGCTAAAGCCTGTGCCCTGGACCCGGGGACAAGGGCCACTGGGGGCTCCCTCAACACCGGGAATAATGATACCAGCGAGGCGTGTGATGCAGACTTTG ATTCCTCTCTGACTGCATGCTCTGGAGTGGAGAGCACAGCAGCCCCCCAGAAGCTGCTGATCCTGGATGCGCGATCCTACACAGCAGCAGTGGCCAACCGGGCCAAGGGTGGAGGCTGTGAATGCGAAG AGTACTATCCCAACTGTGAGGTCGTGTTCATGGGAATGGCCAACATCCATGCCATCCGGAACAGCTTTCAGTACCTCCGGGCTGTGTGTAGCCAGATGCCGGATCCTAGCAA CTGGTTGTCGGCTTTGGAGAGTACCAAATGGCTGCAGCACTTGTCGGTAATGCTAAAAGCAGCTGTGCTGGTGGCAAATACAGTAGACCGGGAAGGCCGGCCTGTGCTGGTACACTGCTCCGATGGCTGGGACCGCACACCGCAGATCGTAGCCCTGGCCAAAATATTACTGGACCCATATTACAGGACGTTGGAG ggctTCCAAGTGTTAGTGGAGTCTGACTGGCTGGATTTTGGGCACAAGTTTGGAGATCGCTGTGGCCACCAAGAGAATGTGGAGGACCAAAACGAACAATGCCCTGTGTTCCTCCAGTGGCTTGATTCTGTTCATCAGTTGCTtaagcagttcccctgcctgtTTGAATTTAATGAAGCATTCCTG GTAAAACTGGTGCAACACACATACTCCTGCCTCTATGGCACCTTCCTGGCCAACAACCCCTGTGAGCGAGAGAAGCGCAACATCTACAAGCGGACCTGCTCTGTGTGGGCGCTCCTTCGAGCTGGCAATAAAAACTTTCATAACTTCCTCTACACACCCAGCTCAGACATG GTCCTGCATCCTGTTTGTCATGTCCGGGCCCTGCACCTCTGGACGGCTGTTTATCTGCCAGCATCATCTCCATGCACACTTGGGGAGGAAAACATGGATCTTTACCTTTCCCCAGTGGCCCAGAGCCAGGAGTTCTCTGGCCGCTCTCTGGACAG ATTACCTAAAACCAGATCCATGGATGATCTTCTTTCTGCCTGTGACACAAGCAGCCCCCTGACTCGTACATCCAGTGACCCTAACCTGAATAACCACTGTCAGGAGGTCAGGGTAGGCCTGGAGCCCTGGCACAGCAATCCTGAGGGATCAGAGACAACCTTTGTGGACTCTGGGGTAGGAGGTCCTCAGCAGACTGTGGGAGAAGTgggtcttcctcctcctctgcccagcAGCCAGAAAGACTACTTGAGCAATAAACCTTTCAAGAGTCACAAAAACTGTTCTCCAAGTTACAAATTGCTTAATACCACAGTGCCTCGGGAAATGAAGAGCAACACCTCTGATCCTGAGATCAAAGTCCTGGAAGAGACTAAGGGACCAGCTCCCAACCCTTCTGCCCAGAATGAGGTGGGTAGGACTTTAGATGGCACAGGGGAGCCACCTGAACATTGTCCTGAAACAGAAGCTGTCAGTGCACTCTCCAAGGTCATTTCTAACAAGTGTGATGGagtttgtaattttcctgagTCTTCCCAGGACTCTCCTACAGGTGCGCCCCAACAGGCCCAGCCAGACTCCATGCTAGGTGTGCCCTACAAATGTGTTCTCGATCACAGCCTCAGCACCCTTTGCAACCCACCAAGTGCTGCCTGCCAAACTCCTCTAGGCCCAAGGGCTGACTTCCTTAACCAAGATCCCTCAGGGTCTGTGGCAAGTATCTTCCACCAGGAGCAACCGAGTTCTCTGCCAGATCTGACTCATGGGGAGGAAGACATTggtaaaagaggaaataataggAATGGGCAGTTATTGGAAAATCCTCGCTTTGggaaaatgccattggaattggTCCGGAAGCCAATTTCTCAGAGCCAGATTAGTGAGTTCTCTTTTCTAGGGTCCAACTGGGACAGCTTCCAAGGGATGGTGACTTCATTCCCAAGTGGGGAGGCCACCCCTCGGCGGCTGCTTTCCTATGGCTGTTGTAGCAAGAGGCCAAACAGTAAGCAGATGCGGGCCACGGGGCCCTGCTTTGGGGGCCAGTGGGCTCAGAGAGAAGGTATGAAGTCACCTGTCTGTTCTAGTCATTCCAATGGACATTGTACTGGCCCAGGAGGAAAGAACCGGATGTGGTTGTCCAGTCACCCAAAGCAAGTCTCTAGCACAAAGCCTGTTCCACTGACCTGTCCTTCTCCAGTGCCTCCTCTCTATTTGGATGATGATGGACTCCCCTTTCCCACGGATGTGATCCAGCATAGGTTACGGCAAATCGAAGCAGGGTACAAGCAAGAGGTAGAGCAGCTACGTCGACAGGTGCGTGAGCTTCAGATGAGGCTGGATATCCGTCACTGCTGTGCCCCTCCAGCAGAGCCTCCCATGGACTATGAGGATGATTTT ACATGTTTGAAGGAGTCAGATGGCAGCGATACTGAGGATTTTGGCTCTGATCACAGTGAAGACTGCCTTTCAGAAGCAAGCTGGGAACCTGTTGATAAGAAAGAGACTGAG GTGACTCGCTGGGTTCCAGACCATATGGCATCACACTGCTATAACTGTGACTGTGAATTCTGGTTGGCCAAACGAAGACACCATTGCAG AAATTGTGGGAATGTATTTTGTGCTGGATGCTGCCACCTGAAGCTGCCCATTCCTGATCAGCAACTCTATGACCCAGTTCTCGTCTGTAACTCCTGTTACGAACACATTCAAGTCTCTCGTGCCAGGGAACTCATGAGCCAACAGCTGAAGAAACCCATTGCTACAGCTTCCAGTTGA
- the MTMR4 gene encoding myotubularin-related protein 4 isoform X1, translating to MSLTARVSCSMLSCFGEEGPPSLEYIQAKDLFPPKELVKEEENLQVPFTVLQGEGVEFLGRAADALIAISNYRLHIKFKDSVINVPLRMIDSVESRDMFQLHISCKDSKVVRCHFSTFKQCQEWLSRLSRATARPAKPEDLFAFAYHAWCLGLTEEDQHTHLCQPGEHIRCRQEAELARMGFDLQNVWRVSHINSNYKLCPSYPQKLLVPVWITDKELENVASFRSWKRIPVVVYRHLRNGAAIARCSQPEISWWGWRNADDEYLVTSIAKACALDPGTRATGGSLNTGNNDTSEACDADFDSSLTACSGVESTAAPQKLLILDARSYTAAVANRAKGGGCECEEYYPNCEVVFMGMANIHAIRNSFQYLRAVCSQMPDPSNWLSALESTKWLQHLSVMLKAAVLVANTVDREGRPVLVHCSDGWDRTPQIVALAKILLDPYYRTLEGFQVLVESDWLDFGHKFGDRCGHQENVEDQNEQCPVFLQWLDSVHQLLKQFPCLFEFNEAFLVKLVQHTYSCLYGTFLANNPCEREKRNIYKRTCSVWALLRAGNKNFHNFLYTPSSDMVLHPVCHVRALHLWTAVYLPASSPCTLGEENMDLYLSPVAQSQEFSGRSLDRLPKTRSMDDLLSACDTSSPLTRTSSDPNLNNHCQEVRVGLEPWHSNPEGSETTFVDSGVGGPQQTVGEVGLPPPLPSSQKDYLSNKPFKSHKNCSPSYKLLNTTVPREMKSNTSDPEIKVLEETKGPAPNPSAQNEVGRTLDGTGEPPEHCPETEAVSALSKVISNKCDGVCNFPESSQDSPTGAPQQAQPDSMLGVPYKCVLDHSLSTLCNPPSAACQTPLGPRADFLNQDPSGSVASIFHQEQPSSLPDLTHGEEDIGKRGNNRNGQLLENPRFGKMPLELVRKPISQSQISEFSFLGSNWDSFQGMVTSFPSGEATPRRLLSYGCCSKRPNSKQMRATGPCFGGQWAQREGMKSPVCSSHSNGHCTGPGGKNRMWLSSHPKQVSSTKPVPLTCPSPVPPLYLDDDGLPFPTDVIQHRLRQIEAGYKQEVEQLRRQVRELQMRLDIRHCCAPPAEPPMDYEDDFTCLKESDGSDTEDFGSDHSEDCLSEASWEPVDKKETEVTRWVPDHMASHCYNCDCEFWLAKRRHHCRNCGNVFCAGCCHLKLPIPDQQLYDPVLVCNSCYEHIQVSRARELMSQQLKKPIATASS from the exons ATGAGCCTGACCGCCCGCGTCTCCTGCTCCATGCTTAGCTGCTTC GGTGAGGAGGGGccccccagcctggagtacatCCAAGCCAAGGATCTGTTCCCCCCCAAGGAACtagtgaaggaggaggagaatcTTCAG GTTCCCTTCACAGTGCTGCAGGGTGAGGGAGTAGAGTTCCTGGGCCGGGCAGCCGATGCCCTCATTGCCATCTCTAACTACCGGCTGCATATCAAATTCAAGGACTCTGTCATCAAC GTCCCCCTCCGGATGATTGACAGTGTGGAGAGCCGTGATATGTTCCAGTTGCACATTTCCTGCAAGGACTCCAAAGTGGTGAG GTGTCACTTCTCCACTTTCAAGCAGTGCCAAGAGTGGCTCTCACGGCTAAGCCGAGCCACAGCAAGACCTGCCAAGCCTGAGGACCTCTTTGCCTTTGCCTACCATGCCTGGTGCCTGGGGCTGACTGAGGAGGACCAGCACACTCACCTATGTCAGCCAG GTGAGCACATACGTTGTcggcaggaggcggagcttgcaaggATGGGCTTTGACCTGCAGAACGTCTGGAGAGTCTCACACATCAACAGCAACTACAA ATTGTGCCCCAGTTACCCCCAGAAGCTGCTGGTTCCTGTGTGGATCACTGACAAAGAGCTGGAGAATGTGGCTTCCTTCCGCTCCTGGAAGCGGATCCCCGTGGTTGTGTATAG ACACTTGCGCAATGGGGCTGCCATTGCCCGCTGCAGCCAGCCAGAGATCAGCTGGTGGGGCTGGCGCAATGCTGATGATGAGTATCTGGTCACGTCCATCGCTAAAGCCTGTGCCCTGGACCCGGGGACAAGGGCCACTGGGGGCTCCCTCAACACCGGGAATAATGATACCAGCGAGGCGTGTGATGCAGACTTTG ATTCCTCTCTGACTGCATGCTCTGGAGTGGAGAGCACAGCAGCCCCCCAGAAGCTGCTGATCCTGGATGCGCGATCCTACACAGCAGCAGTGGCCAACCGGGCCAAGGGTGGAGGCTGTGAATGCGAAG AGTACTATCCCAACTGTGAGGTCGTGTTCATGGGAATGGCCAACATCCATGCCATCCGGAACAGCTTTCAGTACCTCCGGGCTGTGTGTAGCCAGATGCCGGATCCTAGCAA CTGGTTGTCGGCTTTGGAGAGTACCAAATGGCTGCAGCACTTGTCGGTAATGCTAAAAGCAGCTGTGCTGGTGGCAAATACAGTAGACCGGGAAGGCCGGCCTGTGCTGGTACACTGCTCCGATGGCTGGGACCGCACACCGCAGATCGTAGCCCTGGCCAAAATATTACTGGACCCATATTACAGGACGTTGGAG ggctTCCAAGTGTTAGTGGAGTCTGACTGGCTGGATTTTGGGCACAAGTTTGGAGATCGCTGTGGCCACCAAGAGAATGTGGAGGACCAAAACGAACAATGCCCTGTGTTCCTCCAGTGGCTTGATTCTGTTCATCAGTTGCTtaagcagttcccctgcctgtTTGAATTTAATGAAGCATTCCTG GTAAAACTGGTGCAACACACATACTCCTGCCTCTATGGCACCTTCCTGGCCAACAACCCCTGTGAGCGAGAGAAGCGCAACATCTACAAGCGGACCTGCTCTGTGTGGGCGCTCCTTCGAGCTGGCAATAAAAACTTTCATAACTTCCTCTACACACCCAGCTCAGACATG GTCCTGCATCCTGTTTGTCATGTCCGGGCCCTGCACCTCTGGACGGCTGTTTATCTGCCAGCATCATCTCCATGCACACTTGGGGAGGAAAACATGGATCTTTACCTTTCCCCAGTGGCCCAGAGCCAGGAGTTCTCTGGCCGCTCTCTGGACAG ATTACCTAAAACCAGATCCATGGATGATCTTCTTTCTGCCTGTGACACAAGCAGCCCCCTGACTCGTACATCCAGTGACCCTAACCTGAATAACCACTGTCAGGAGGTCAGGGTAGGCCTGGAGCCCTGGCACAGCAATCCTGAGGGATCAGAGACAACCTTTGTGGACTCTGGGGTAGGAGGTCCTCAGCAGACTGTGGGAGAAGTgggtcttcctcctcctctgcccagcAGCCAGAAAGACTACTTGAGCAATAAACCTTTCAAGAGTCACAAAAACTGTTCTCCAAGTTACAAATTGCTTAATACCACAGTGCCTCGGGAAATGAAGAGCAACACCTCTGATCCTGAGATCAAAGTCCTGGAAGAGACTAAGGGACCAGCTCCCAACCCTTCTGCCCAGAATGAGGTGGGTAGGACTTTAGATGGCACAGGGGAGCCACCTGAACATTGTCCTGAAACAGAAGCTGTCAGTGCACTCTCCAAGGTCATTTCTAACAAGTGTGATGGagtttgtaattttcctgagTCTTCCCAGGACTCTCCTACAGGTGCGCCCCAACAGGCCCAGCCAGACTCCATGCTAGGTGTGCCCTACAAATGTGTTCTCGATCACAGCCTCAGCACCCTTTGCAACCCACCAAGTGCTGCCTGCCAAACTCCTCTAGGCCCAAGGGCTGACTTCCTTAACCAAGATCCCTCAGGGTCTGTGGCAAGTATCTTCCACCAGGAGCAACCGAGTTCTCTGCCAGATCTGACTCATGGGGAGGAAGACATTggtaaaagaggaaataataggAATGGGCAGTTATTGGAAAATCCTCGCTTTGggaaaatgccattggaattggTCCGGAAGCCAATTTCTCAGAGCCAGATTAGTGAGTTCTCTTTTCTAGGGTCCAACTGGGACAGCTTCCAAGGGATGGTGACTTCATTCCCAAGTGGGGAGGCCACCCCTCGGCGGCTGCTTTCCTATGGCTGTTGTAGCAAGAGGCCAAACAGTAAGCAGATGCGGGCCACGGGGCCCTGCTTTGGGGGCCAGTGGGCTCAGAGAGAAGGTATGAAGTCACCTGTCTGTTCTAGTCATTCCAATGGACATTGTACTGGCCCAGGAGGAAAGAACCGGATGTGGTTGTCCAGTCACCCAAAGCAAGTCTCTAGCACAAAGCCTGTTCCACTGACCTGTCCTTCTCCAGTGCCTCCTCTCTATTTGGATGATGATGGACTCCCCTTTCCCACGGATGTGATCCAGCATAGGTTACGGCAAATCGAAGCAGGGTACAAGCAAGAGGTAGAGCAGCTACGTCGACAGGTGCGTGAGCTTCAGATGAGGCTGGATATCCGTCACTGCTGTGCCCCTCCAGCAGAGCCTCCCATGGACTATGAGGATGATTTT ACATGTTTGAAGGAGTCAGATGGCAGCGATACTGAGGATTTTGGCTCTGATCACAGTGAAGACTGCCTTTCAGAAGCAAGCTGGGAACCTGTTGATAAGAAAGAGACTGAG GTGACTCGCTGGGTTCCAGACCATATGGCATCACACTGCTATAACTGTGACTGTGAATTCTGGTTGGCCAAACGAAGACACCATTGCAG AAATTGTGGGAATGTATTTTGTGCTGGATGCTGCCACCTGAAGCTGCCCATTCCTGATCAGCAACTCTATGACCCAGTTCTCGTCTGTAACTCCTGTTACGAACACATTCAAGTCTCTCGTGCCAGGGAACTCATGAGCCAACAGCTGAAGAAACCCATTGCTACAGCTTCCAGTTGA